A genomic region of Oncorhynchus mykiss isolate Arlee chromosome 2, USDA_OmykA_1.1, whole genome shotgun sequence contains the following coding sequences:
- the znf592 gene encoding zinc finger protein 592 isoform X1, translated as MGDMKTPDFDDLLAAFDIPDATSLDAKENIQESHDEAEGQLKHTGMCMDDSLSVHQAVGASDVPAVSVIVKNTSRQESSDSGGEREGPHFGHPLQNGFRGSGAAMESHQIDHSGSKSFVSALNGGGSRGLLGKTPVQHKLEGTPSFSQSFSQFSPISSPESEDSRSNGVDIRPKQERPYFPAASIFMSAEPPMSDNQKKQLSYSMFDKCHEVDCDVPENLPRSKGESIKAEDTRTEKPDSNVSDQKVKGDCHSSAMLLTNDHNNIVSSSNVNIVAASNMPTSHPCVKTPTSKLSSCLEALVALNARKDPSEQPNYQDLSLAHDDNIKVSPKVPMSPQSPRSPLEAVKRLMKPPDSPVSICSNSSGKGSPALASGSPPAIPRVRIKTIKTTTGQIQRTVTSVVPDSENEDVHSVESSPSQSMIVEDAYPSLSPYPSHNVISDIIVDMPIKSTPVGALPSKVTDTKLEGNSKRPGQMQSATIFHNTSSPVMRSMPVAQHGPSTQKRISSVQTGNSPNTSLLPKAMHLANLNLVPHSVAASVAARSTSHQQSQQHTLSSSMVCSTVPLVHQVKKAAPNPRAAIPSTAAGTLNRLLNNANPVPTYVPNLNPPPESNINLPPRGYCCLECGDSFGVERSLVYHYGRRSVHIEVACTHCAKTMVFFNKCALLAHAREHKNKGVVMQCTQLSMKPIAEGQMFAPLITESSVHVGSHVPPLSSPKSQPVMPLYPDKVIRHRLRCLECNKQLSDYKGLAGHYQRLSEEMEGLMCKVCSMLLPNKCSYRAHQRIHAHKSPYCCPECGALSRSVDIQKHVKENCLHYARKAGYKCLHCDMVFMSFNVQKSHIEEKHCEVFYKCTICPVAFKSSGGCEMHLTTKHNASKVSPQLIFKCSCETVFKKKQLLLQHFYQNAKKRATCVFKCPECTSIFTQKQPLMQHFKGVHGGIFKEEVEKSTKPPEMTAQHQDVTSGFHQPKVNTPIKYSDGTRKRANLGARDSKPNLKNAGWNCGECLHWLPDREAYVSHMKKNHGRSLKSYPCRQCERSFNSSTSLRRHIRNDHDGKKNTFTCWYCTDERTTFTTNILLKNHISLMHGIKNPDFSLLKSAPLDSSKALGEVIFLLKGPVSKRPAVESEGEGQEGAALEGSPAKRLKHQFRCSKCGFTTEDGTQFQKHIPQHKTDENTPQCLHCGLCFASQLSLNRHLFIVHKVKEPEEERKERMDMEYECRKKQEEDVGKAVGVNEREDLPPPLVKSDPQRAEDPTRLHCEPAVRLTVNPHTAFT; from the exons ATGGGTGACATGAAGACCCCTGATTTTGATGATCTTTTGGCTGCCTTTGACATCCCCGATGCCACCAGTTTGGATGCCAAAGAGAACATCCAGGAGAGTCACGATGAGGCAGAAGGTCAGCTGAAACACACAGGGATGTGTATGGATGACAGCTTATCTGTTCACCAAGCTGTGGGTGCATCTGATGTACCTGCTGTCAGTGTTATAGTGAAGAACACAAGTCGCCAGGAGTCGTCTgatagtggtggagagagagagggcccacACTTTGGACACCCATTGCAAAATGGTTTCAGGGGGTCAGGGGCCGCCATGGAGTCTCATCAGATAGACCACAGTGGTTCTAAGTCTTTTGTGTCTGCTTTGAATGGGGGTGGCTCAAGAGGGCTCTTAGGGAAGACCCCCGTCCAGCACAAACTTGAAGGAACGCCATCCTTCTCACAGTCCTTTTCCCAGTTCAGCCCCATCTCTAGTCCAGAATCTGAAGACAGCCGAAGCAATGGAGTTGATATCCGTCCAAAACAAGAGAGACCCTACTTCCCTGCTGCCTCTATATTTATGTCTGCAGAACCCCCAATGTCAGACAATCAGAAAAAACAGCTGTCTTACAGCATGTTTGACAAGTGCCATGAAGTAGACTGTGACGTACCTGAGAACCTTCCAAGGAGCAAAGGAGAATCTATCAAAGCAGAGGATACCAGGACAGAGAAGCCTGACAGTAATGTCAGTGACCAGAAGGTAAAGGGAGATTGTCATAGTAGTGCAATGCTCCTTACAAATGATCATAACAATATTGTGTCAAGCAGTAACGTTAATATAGTGGCAGCGTCTAATATGCCCACCTCTCATCCATGTGTCAAAACTCCAACATCAAAACTATCGTCATGCCTTGAGGCATTAGTGGCTCTAAATGCCAGAAAGGATCCCAGTGAACAACCAAACTATCAAGATCTATCATTGGCTCATGATGACAACATAAAGGTTAGTCCTAAAGTGCCCATGTCACCACAAAGTCCCAGGAGTCCTCTTGAAGCTGTGAAGCGGTTAATGAAACCACCTGACAGTCCTGTAAGCATTTGCAGTAACAGCAGTGGCAAGGGATCCCCTGCACTGGCATCTGGCTCACCCCCAGCCATACCGAGGGTCAGGATAAAGACCATTAAAACCACGACTGGGCAAATCCAGCGCACTGTTACCAGTGTAGTACCTGATTCAGAAAACGAGGACGTTCACTCTGTTGAGTCCTCTCCATCCCAGAGTATGATTGTTGAGGATGCCTACCCTAGTTTGTCTCCCTATCCCTCTCATAATGTGATAAGTGATATTATTGTTGATATGCCCATCAAAAGTACACCAGTTGGTGCTCTGCCCTCAAAGGTTACTGATACTAAATTAGAGGGGAACTCCAAGAGGCCAGGACAAATGCAGTCCGCAACTATTTTTCATAATACAAGTAGTCCTGTTATGAGGTCTATGCCAGTTGCCCAGCATGGGCCTTCTACACAAAAGAGGATTTCATCAGTTCAAACAGGCAACTCTCCCAATACAAGCTTGCTTCCCAAGGCAATGCACTTAGCTAACCTGAACCTAGTCCCTCACAGTGTTGCTGCCTCAGTCGCAGCACGCTCCACCTCCCATCAACAGAGCCAACAACACACGCTTTCCTCTTCTATGGTGTGCAGCACTGTCCCATTGGTACACCAAGTGAAAAAAGCTGCCCCTAATCCACGTGCTGCCATTCCTAGCACAGCAGCAGGAACTTTAAACAGACTGTTAAATAATGCCAACCCTGTACCCACATATGTACCCAACCTAAACCCACCACCTGAGAGCAACATCAACTTGCCACCACGTGGATATTGTTGCCTGGAGTGTGGGGACTCCTTTGGGGTAGAGAGGAGTCTTGTTTATCATTATGGCAGGAGGAGTGTGCACATTGAAGTAGCCTGCACCCACTGTGCTAAGACCATGGTATTCTTCAACAAGTGTGCCCTGCTGGCACATGCACGGGAACATAAGAACAAAGGTGTGGTGATGCAGTGCACACAGCTCTCCATGAAGCCCATAGCAGAGGGACAGATGTTTGCACCCTTGATCACTGAATCCTCTGTGCATGTGGGCTCCCATGTGCCCCCATTATCCTCACCTAAAAGCCAACCAGTCATGCCCCTCTATCCAGACAAAGTCATCCGCCACAGACTCCGCTGCCTCGAGTGTAACAAGCAGCTATCGGACTACAAAGGTCTCGCAGGCCATTACCAGAGGTTGTCGGAAGAAATGGAGGGACTG ATGTGTAAGGTGTGCTCAATGCTGCTACCCAACAAGTGCAGCTACCGGGCTCACCAGCGTATTCATGCCCACAAGTCCCCTTATTGCTGCCCTGAGTGTGGTGCGCTGAGTCGCTCTGTGGATATACAGAAGCATGTGAAGGAGAACTGTCTTCACTATGCACGCAAGGCTGGCTATAA GTGTCTTCATTGTGATATGGTTTTCATGTCATTTAATGTGCAGAAGAGTCACATTGAGGAGAAACACTGTGAGGTCTTCTATAAGTGCACCATCTGTCCTGTTGCTTTCAAGTCTTCTGGTGGATGTGAAATGCATTTGACAACTAAGCACAATGCCAGCAAAGTGTCCCCTCA GTTAATCTTCAAGTGTTCTTGTGAGACAGTGTTCAAGAAAAAGCAGTTATTGCTTCAGCACTTCTATCAGAATGCCAAAAAGCGTGCTACCTGTGTGTTCAAGTGCCCTGAGTGCACTTCAATCTTCACCCAAAAGCAGCCTTTAATGCAGCACTTCAAG GGGGTACATGGAGGAATCTtcaaagaggaggtggagaaaagCACAAAACCACCTGAGATGACCGCACAGCACCAAGATGTTACCTCGGGATTCCACCAGCCAAAGGTAAACACTCCCATAAAATACTCAGATGGAACCAGAAAAAGGGCCAACTTGGGCGCTAGAGACAGCAAGCCCAATCTGAAGAATGCTGGCTGGAACTGTGGAGAGTGCCTACACTGGCTGCCTGACCGAGAAGCCTATGTCTCTCACATGAAGAAAAACCATGGGAGG TCATTGAAGAGTTATCCATGCCGGCAGTGTGAGAGGTCTTTCAATTCCTCTACAAGTTTGAGAAGACACATTCGCAATGACCACGATGGAAAGAAAAATACATTTACCTGCTG GTATTGCACAGATGAGAGGACAACATTCACTACAAACATCTTGTTGAAGAACCACATCAGTTTGATGCATGGGATCAAAAATCCAGACTTCAGTCTGTTAAAATCAGCCCCTCTGGATAGCAGTAAAGCCTTGGGAGAGGTGATTTTTCTTTTAAAA GGACCTGTTTCAAAGAGACCTGCTGTTGAGtctgagggagaggggcaggaagGCGCTGCCCTAGAAGGCTCCCCCGCCAAGCGTCTGAAACATCAGTTTCGCTGCTCAAAGTGTGGCTTCACCACAGAGGATGGCACACAGTTCCAGAAGCACATACCTCAGCATAAAACTGATGAAAACACTCCCCAATGCCTGCACTGTGGATTATGTTTTGCGTCCCAGCTATCTCTCAACAGACACCTGTTTATTGTGCACAAAGTCAAAGAGCCcgaagaagagaggaaagaaaggatgGACATGGAGTACGAGTGCAGAAAGAAGCAGGAAGAGGACGTGGGGAAAGCAGTGggtgtgaatgagagagaggactTGCCACCACCATTAGTTAAATCTGACCCCCAACGGGCAGAGGATCCAACCAGGTTGCACTGTGAGCCTGCAGTAAGACTGACTGTAAATCCACATACAGCTTTCACCTAG
- the znf592 gene encoding zinc finger protein 592 isoform X2 — MGDMKTPDFDDLLAAFDIPDATSLDAKENIQESHDEAEGQLKHTGMCMDDSLSVHQAVGASDVPAVSVIVKNTSRQESSDSGGEREGPHFGHPLQNGFRGSGAAMESHQIDHSGSKSFVSALNGGGSRGLLGKTPVQHKLEGTPSFSQSFSQFSPISSPESEDSRSNGVDIRPKQERPYFPAASIFMSAEPPMSDNQKKQLSYSMFDKCHEVDCDVPENLPRSKGESIKAEDTRTEKPDSNVSDQKVKGDCHSSAMLLTNDHNNIVSSSNVNIVAASNMPTSHPCVKTPTSKLSSCLEALVALNARKDPSEQPNYQDLSLAHDDNIKVSPKVPMSPQSPRSPLEAVKRLMKPPDSPVSICSNSSGKGSPALASGSPPAIPRVRIKTIKTTTGQIQRTVTSVVPDSENEDVHSVESSPSQSMIVEDAYPSLSPYPSHNVISDIIVDMPIKSTPVGALPSKVTDTKLEGNSKRPGQMQSATIFHNTSSPVMRSMPVAQHGPSTQKRISSVQTGNSPNTSLLPKAMHLANLNLVPHSVAASVAARSTSHQQSQQHTLSSSMVCSTVPLVHQVKKAAPNPRAAIPSTAAGTLNRLLNNANPVPTYVPNLNPPPESNINLPPRGYCCLECGDSFGVERSLVYHYGRRSVHIEVACTHCAKTMVFFNKCALLAHAREHKNKGVVMQCTQLSMKPIAEGQMFAPLITESSVHVGSHVPPLSSPKSQPVMPLYPDKVIRHRLRCLECNKQLSDYKGLAGHYQRLSEEMEGLMCKVCSMLLPNKCSYRAHQRIHAHKSPYCCPECGALSRSVDIQKHVKENCLHYARKAGYKCLHCDMVFMSFNVQKSHIEEKHCEVFYKCTICPVAFKSSGGCEMHLTTKHNASKVSPQLIFKCSCETVFKKKQLLLQHFYQNAKKRATCVFKCPECTSIFTQKQPLMQHFKGVHGGIFKEEVEKSTKPPEMTAQHQDVTSGFHQPKVNTPIKYSDGTRKRANLGARDSKPNLKNAGWNCGECLHWLPDREAYVSHMKKNHGRSLKSYPCRQCERSFNSSTSLRRHIRNDHDGKKNTFTCWYCTDERTTFTTNILLKNHISLMHGIKNPDFSLLKSAPLDSSKALGEGPVSKRPAVESEGEGQEGAALEGSPAKRLKHQFRCSKCGFTTEDGTQFQKHIPQHKTDENTPQCLHCGLCFASQLSLNRHLFIVHKVKEPEEERKERMDMEYECRKKQEEDVGKAVGVNEREDLPPPLVKSDPQRAEDPTRLHCEPAVRLTVNPHTAFT; from the exons ATGGGTGACATGAAGACCCCTGATTTTGATGATCTTTTGGCTGCCTTTGACATCCCCGATGCCACCAGTTTGGATGCCAAAGAGAACATCCAGGAGAGTCACGATGAGGCAGAAGGTCAGCTGAAACACACAGGGATGTGTATGGATGACAGCTTATCTGTTCACCAAGCTGTGGGTGCATCTGATGTACCTGCTGTCAGTGTTATAGTGAAGAACACAAGTCGCCAGGAGTCGTCTgatagtggtggagagagagagggcccacACTTTGGACACCCATTGCAAAATGGTTTCAGGGGGTCAGGGGCCGCCATGGAGTCTCATCAGATAGACCACAGTGGTTCTAAGTCTTTTGTGTCTGCTTTGAATGGGGGTGGCTCAAGAGGGCTCTTAGGGAAGACCCCCGTCCAGCACAAACTTGAAGGAACGCCATCCTTCTCACAGTCCTTTTCCCAGTTCAGCCCCATCTCTAGTCCAGAATCTGAAGACAGCCGAAGCAATGGAGTTGATATCCGTCCAAAACAAGAGAGACCCTACTTCCCTGCTGCCTCTATATTTATGTCTGCAGAACCCCCAATGTCAGACAATCAGAAAAAACAGCTGTCTTACAGCATGTTTGACAAGTGCCATGAAGTAGACTGTGACGTACCTGAGAACCTTCCAAGGAGCAAAGGAGAATCTATCAAAGCAGAGGATACCAGGACAGAGAAGCCTGACAGTAATGTCAGTGACCAGAAGGTAAAGGGAGATTGTCATAGTAGTGCAATGCTCCTTACAAATGATCATAACAATATTGTGTCAAGCAGTAACGTTAATATAGTGGCAGCGTCTAATATGCCCACCTCTCATCCATGTGTCAAAACTCCAACATCAAAACTATCGTCATGCCTTGAGGCATTAGTGGCTCTAAATGCCAGAAAGGATCCCAGTGAACAACCAAACTATCAAGATCTATCATTGGCTCATGATGACAACATAAAGGTTAGTCCTAAAGTGCCCATGTCACCACAAAGTCCCAGGAGTCCTCTTGAAGCTGTGAAGCGGTTAATGAAACCACCTGACAGTCCTGTAAGCATTTGCAGTAACAGCAGTGGCAAGGGATCCCCTGCACTGGCATCTGGCTCACCCCCAGCCATACCGAGGGTCAGGATAAAGACCATTAAAACCACGACTGGGCAAATCCAGCGCACTGTTACCAGTGTAGTACCTGATTCAGAAAACGAGGACGTTCACTCTGTTGAGTCCTCTCCATCCCAGAGTATGATTGTTGAGGATGCCTACCCTAGTTTGTCTCCCTATCCCTCTCATAATGTGATAAGTGATATTATTGTTGATATGCCCATCAAAAGTACACCAGTTGGTGCTCTGCCCTCAAAGGTTACTGATACTAAATTAGAGGGGAACTCCAAGAGGCCAGGACAAATGCAGTCCGCAACTATTTTTCATAATACAAGTAGTCCTGTTATGAGGTCTATGCCAGTTGCCCAGCATGGGCCTTCTACACAAAAGAGGATTTCATCAGTTCAAACAGGCAACTCTCCCAATACAAGCTTGCTTCCCAAGGCAATGCACTTAGCTAACCTGAACCTAGTCCCTCACAGTGTTGCTGCCTCAGTCGCAGCACGCTCCACCTCCCATCAACAGAGCCAACAACACACGCTTTCCTCTTCTATGGTGTGCAGCACTGTCCCATTGGTACACCAAGTGAAAAAAGCTGCCCCTAATCCACGTGCTGCCATTCCTAGCACAGCAGCAGGAACTTTAAACAGACTGTTAAATAATGCCAACCCTGTACCCACATATGTACCCAACCTAAACCCACCACCTGAGAGCAACATCAACTTGCCACCACGTGGATATTGTTGCCTGGAGTGTGGGGACTCCTTTGGGGTAGAGAGGAGTCTTGTTTATCATTATGGCAGGAGGAGTGTGCACATTGAAGTAGCCTGCACCCACTGTGCTAAGACCATGGTATTCTTCAACAAGTGTGCCCTGCTGGCACATGCACGGGAACATAAGAACAAAGGTGTGGTGATGCAGTGCACACAGCTCTCCATGAAGCCCATAGCAGAGGGACAGATGTTTGCACCCTTGATCACTGAATCCTCTGTGCATGTGGGCTCCCATGTGCCCCCATTATCCTCACCTAAAAGCCAACCAGTCATGCCCCTCTATCCAGACAAAGTCATCCGCCACAGACTCCGCTGCCTCGAGTGTAACAAGCAGCTATCGGACTACAAAGGTCTCGCAGGCCATTACCAGAGGTTGTCGGAAGAAATGGAGGGACTG ATGTGTAAGGTGTGCTCAATGCTGCTACCCAACAAGTGCAGCTACCGGGCTCACCAGCGTATTCATGCCCACAAGTCCCCTTATTGCTGCCCTGAGTGTGGTGCGCTGAGTCGCTCTGTGGATATACAGAAGCATGTGAAGGAGAACTGTCTTCACTATGCACGCAAGGCTGGCTATAA GTGTCTTCATTGTGATATGGTTTTCATGTCATTTAATGTGCAGAAGAGTCACATTGAGGAGAAACACTGTGAGGTCTTCTATAAGTGCACCATCTGTCCTGTTGCTTTCAAGTCTTCTGGTGGATGTGAAATGCATTTGACAACTAAGCACAATGCCAGCAAAGTGTCCCCTCA GTTAATCTTCAAGTGTTCTTGTGAGACAGTGTTCAAGAAAAAGCAGTTATTGCTTCAGCACTTCTATCAGAATGCCAAAAAGCGTGCTACCTGTGTGTTCAAGTGCCCTGAGTGCACTTCAATCTTCACCCAAAAGCAGCCTTTAATGCAGCACTTCAAG GGGGTACATGGAGGAATCTtcaaagaggaggtggagaaaagCACAAAACCACCTGAGATGACCGCACAGCACCAAGATGTTACCTCGGGATTCCACCAGCCAAAGGTAAACACTCCCATAAAATACTCAGATGGAACCAGAAAAAGGGCCAACTTGGGCGCTAGAGACAGCAAGCCCAATCTGAAGAATGCTGGCTGGAACTGTGGAGAGTGCCTACACTGGCTGCCTGACCGAGAAGCCTATGTCTCTCACATGAAGAAAAACCATGGGAGG TCATTGAAGAGTTATCCATGCCGGCAGTGTGAGAGGTCTTTCAATTCCTCTACAAGTTTGAGAAGACACATTCGCAATGACCACGATGGAAAGAAAAATACATTTACCTGCTG GTATTGCACAGATGAGAGGACAACATTCACTACAAACATCTTGTTGAAGAACCACATCAGTTTGATGCATGGGATCAAAAATCCAGACTTCAGTCTGTTAAAATCAGCCCCTCTGGATAGCAGTAAAGCCTTGGGAGAG GGACCTGTTTCAAAGAGACCTGCTGTTGAGtctgagggagaggggcaggaagGCGCTGCCCTAGAAGGCTCCCCCGCCAAGCGTCTGAAACATCAGTTTCGCTGCTCAAAGTGTGGCTTCACCACAGAGGATGGCACACAGTTCCAGAAGCACATACCTCAGCATAAAACTGATGAAAACACTCCCCAATGCCTGCACTGTGGATTATGTTTTGCGTCCCAGCTATCTCTCAACAGACACCTGTTTATTGTGCACAAAGTCAAAGAGCCcgaagaagagaggaaagaaaggatgGACATGGAGTACGAGTGCAGAAAGAAGCAGGAAGAGGACGTGGGGAAAGCAGTGggtgtgaatgagagagaggactTGCCACCACCATTAGTTAAATCTGACCCCCAACGGGCAGAGGATCCAACCAGGTTGCACTGTGAGCCTGCAGTAAGACTGACTGTAAATCCACATACAGCTTTCACCTAG